A single Stutzerimonas stutzeri DNA region contains:
- a CDS encoding acetyl-CoA C-acetyltransferase, translating into MTSAYIFDAVRTPRGRGRPDGALHELTSLNLASQVLRAIRDRNELDTALIDDVILGCVMPVGEQGSDIARIAALVAGYDQRVPGVSINRFCASGLEACNMAAGKVLSGEAQFVVAGGVESMSRVALGADGGAMLVDPTFAFDHYYAPQGIGADLIASLHGYSREDVDGYAVQSQRRAAQAWEEGRFAKSIVPVLDQSGIVLLDRDEHMRPQTTVDSLAGLKPAFVKQGESGYDIAALQRYPQLGAISHVHHGGNSSGVVDGAAAVLIGSKEAGEALGLKPRARIMGMASIGSEPTIMLTGPALVTQKVLKRLGMTTADIDLFELNEAFAAVVLRYLQLLELDPAKVNVNGGAIAMGHPLGATGAMILGTALDELERTDKQTALVNLCVGAGMGTATVIERV; encoded by the coding sequence ATGACTTCTGCCTATATTTTTGACGCGGTGCGGACCCCGCGCGGCCGCGGCCGCCCGGATGGCGCCTTGCACGAACTGACGTCCTTGAACCTGGCCAGCCAGGTGCTGCGGGCAATACGCGACCGCAACGAGCTGGACACCGCTTTGATCGACGACGTCATTCTTGGCTGCGTCATGCCCGTGGGCGAGCAGGGCAGCGACATCGCCCGCATCGCCGCGCTGGTGGCCGGCTACGACCAGCGTGTGCCGGGCGTGAGCATCAACCGCTTCTGCGCATCGGGGCTTGAGGCCTGCAACATGGCCGCGGGCAAGGTGCTCAGCGGCGAGGCGCAGTTCGTCGTCGCCGGGGGGGTCGAGTCCATGTCGCGCGTGGCGCTGGGTGCCGACGGCGGCGCCATGCTGGTCGACCCGACGTTTGCCTTCGATCACTACTACGCGCCCCAGGGCATCGGCGCCGATCTGATCGCCAGTCTTCACGGCTATAGCCGTGAGGACGTCGACGGCTATGCGGTCCAAAGCCAGCGCCGTGCTGCGCAGGCCTGGGAAGAAGGGCGTTTCGCCAAGTCCATCGTGCCGGTGCTGGACCAGTCCGGCATCGTCCTGCTCGATCGCGATGAGCACATGCGGCCGCAAACCACGGTTGATTCCCTGGCCGGACTCAAGCCCGCATTCGTCAAGCAGGGTGAATCTGGCTACGACATCGCGGCGTTGCAGCGTTACCCGCAACTGGGCGCGATCAGCCACGTACACCACGGCGGCAACTCGTCTGGTGTGGTCGACGGCGCTGCCGCAGTGCTGATCGGCTCGAAGGAAGCTGGTGAAGCGCTGGGCTTGAAGCCTCGCGCCCGGATCATGGGCATGGCGTCTATCGGCTCGGAGCCGACCATCATGCTCACCGGGCCGGCGCTGGTAACGCAAAAGGTCCTCAAACGGCTAGGCATGACGACGGCCGACATCGATTTGTTCGAGCTCAACGAAGCCTTCGCCGCCGTCGTGCTCCGCTACCTCCAGTTGCTGGAACTCGACCCCGCCAAGGTCAACGTCAACGGCGGCGCCATCGCCATGGGCCATCCGCTGGGTGCCACTGGCGCGATGATTCTCGGAACCGCGCTGGATGAGCTGGAACGCACCGACAAGCAGACCGCCCTGGTCAACCTCTGTGTCGGCGCTGGCATGGGTACCGCAACCGTCATCGAGCGAGTGTAA
- a CDS encoding SDR family NAD(P)-dependent oxidoreductase, with product MKLGSNIAAVVTGGASGLGEAVVRKLAAAGVKVAIFDMNAERGEQVAKEVGGVFCRVDVQSDESVDAGFASAREAHGQERILINCAGISKGMKTASRDRKSGEIRSFPSADFDRVLQINLVGTFRCLARSAAGMLGLEPLEYGERGVIVNTASVAAQDGQVGQAAYSASKAGVVGMTLPIARDLASEGIRINTILPGLFATPMMAGLPENVQQSLAVSVPFPARLGLPEEYADLVEFMATNGYINGESVRLDGAIRLAPR from the coding sequence GCGGCCGCGGGTGTGAAGGTCGCGATCTTCGACATGAACGCCGAGCGTGGCGAACAAGTGGCAAAAGAGGTAGGCGGTGTGTTCTGTCGCGTTGATGTGCAATCCGACGAATCCGTGGATGCAGGCTTTGCCAGCGCCCGCGAAGCGCATGGCCAGGAGCGCATTTTGATTAACTGCGCGGGTATCTCCAAAGGCATGAAGACCGCTTCGCGAGACCGTAAAAGCGGCGAGATAAGGTCCTTTCCCAGCGCTGATTTTGATCGTGTGCTGCAGATCAACCTGGTTGGCACCTTCCGCTGCCTGGCCCGCTCGGCCGCCGGCATGCTTGGCCTCGAACCGCTGGAGTACGGCGAGCGCGGAGTTATCGTCAATACCGCCAGCGTCGCCGCTCAGGACGGGCAGGTCGGACAAGCCGCCTACTCCGCATCCAAAGCCGGCGTGGTGGGTATGACCCTGCCGATTGCTCGCGACCTGGCGAGCGAAGGCATTCGCATCAACACCATCCTGCCGGGCCTTTTCGCCACGCCGATGATGGCTGGCCTTCCCGAGAACGTGCAGCAGTCGCTGGCGGTGTCCGTGCCGTTCCCGGCACGCCTCGGTTTGCCGGAGGAATACGCCGACCTGGTCGAGTTCATGGCCACCAACGGCTACATCAACGGCGAGTCCGTGCGCCTCGACGGCGCTATCCGTCTCGCTCCGCGTTGA